The Brassica oleracea var. oleracea cultivar TO1000 chromosome C6, BOL, whole genome shotgun sequence genomic interval AAATAAAATAGTTAAAATTTAGTCCAACACATCAAAATATACCTTATAACTAAAATAATATAAGGCAAAATAAGGAGAAACCAAAGCAAAATAGTAATATATTAGAAACTGAAGAATTTAAAATACTGCATTCAACTACAATCGTTCTCGAATAATTTTTATACGTGGTGATAGGACATTTGATACCATAAACATTTTTTTTGAATGAATTTTAAATTATATTCATCAAAAGTCTTTTTTACATCAAGTGCTATAGAGATTTAGAGTTCATCTTCTCTATTCCTTTTCCCAACATTAACGAAAACCAAACCATACACCCAAAGCTCCCCCATATCTCTTGTCTCCTGACTTAGACAAAAGGGATAAACGATTTCTGATGCTTTTGTCTATTTGCTTCGCCAGAATTACTGCAGTTCTTGGGTTATCTCCATGTCTACGTCGATTTCGCTCGAACCAGACCGTATAAAGAGCACACTGGAAAGAGTATCTGAAACAGAATGTAGAGATTGGTTCCATACCACTGTCCACGATCATATTCGTAATGAATGACCAATTGTCTGAGTATCTTCTCTTCATAATCCCTTTCACCAGTTTCTCCCAGATCATGGTTGAATAAGAACATTTGAAAAACAAATGATCTCTTGTCTCCACTTCAACACTACATAAAACACAAGTTGGGTTTGTCCCTCTGTTCCAAGTAGCTACTCTGTCTAAGGTTGATAGTTTATTTAGCATCGCCAGCCATATCATAAAGGAGAATTTAGGGGTACAGTGAGAGAACCATATCCCCTTATCCCAATCTACTTCAGTTCTTTCTTGGCGGCAGAGAAGCCAAGTCTCGTGATTAGAGAATCTCTTCTTGAAACCCGACCTCCTGCGCCATAGATCAGTATCCTGCATATTCTCACGCCGGCTATTTGTGTAGATCATAATTTGTTTCTCAACCTCTTGCAGGATAACAGTACGATGGCGCCGTCTTGGACGCTGCCTAGTAAATGCTTCTGCAACATTCGACTCTCGAGGAATGCCCAAATCAATGATGCCCCGATCACCAAGCAGTTCCGACATCTGCCCCATGTCTGTCCATTGATCAAACCATAAGGAAGTGTTTCTACCATTACCAATATCCTTCATGTGAAATGTTTTAGCAATGTCTCTCAACTTTAGAATTTTCTTCCACATCCAAGATCCCTGTTGAGTTTTCCCGCTAATTTCCCAAAAGCTCTTCTTCTTAGTGAGATTCATGCGGATCCACTGTCCCCACAGTGAAGTCTTCTCAGATAACAACCTCCATATAATTTTTAGACCATGAGTCATGTTCACCTCCTTGAGAGGTCTGACGCCTAGACCTCCCTCGCTCTTGAGAGTACAAACATCCTTCCAAGCCACCTTTTCTCCTGAGCTTTTTAAATCTGGACCCGACCAGAGGAAAGCTGCACATATTTGCTCAATTTATTTTATGCATTGGCTGGGAAGACGGTATGCTGAAGCCCAAAAATTTGCAATGCTCATAAGTACTAATTTTATCAGCAGCAGTCTTCCTGCATACGATAAGCGGCGAGTAGTCCATGAACTTATACGTGTCCTGACCTTTTAAGTTAGAGGTAGATAGTCTTGGGAAGTCATGCCTTTTGTCATAAGGGGTAGCCCGAGATAACTAACAGGAAGTTTTCCCTCAGCAAATGGAAAGTTTTGTAGAATAGCAGTCCTCATCTCCTCAGAAACTCCAGCCATATATACTTTAGATTTTACCAAGCTGATATGAAGCCCCGACCAGTGAGAAAATTCATCAAAGACTGCCATTACTCCTTCCACTGAATCTTTAGAACCTTCCACAAACACCATTAGATCATCTGCGAAACACAGGTGAGTGAGAGATAGGCTCGCACACTGTGGATGGTAGTTGAATTTCTGAGTTACTGCCGCACGATCAATCTTGAGCGAGAGTACATTCATACAAATAAAAAATAGGTATGGTGACAAGGAACAGCCTTGCCGCAACCACCTACCACTCTGAAAATATCCAGCAAGCTCTCCATTTACTTGAACCGAGAAGGATGGAGTGGTGATACAAAGACGTATCCAGTGAATATAGGAGGTTGGAAAACCCATCGCAGTTAGAGTAGCAATGACAAAAGACCATTGCACTGAGTCAAAAGCTTTAGATATGTCAATTTTCATTGCACACCTTGGGAAGACAGTTTCTTTGTGGTAATTTTTCACCAGTTCAGTAGCAAGCAAAACATTCTCCTTGAGCAATCTACCTTGTACAAACGCTGACTGGTTGGCCGCAATAATCCTAGGAAGGATAGCTTTGAGGCAATTTGCTATTATCTTTGAGACCACCTTGTAGAGAACGTTGCAACAAGCGATGGGGCGATAGTCTTTCATCTCTTTCGCCTCAGTTGTCTTAGGAACCAAAGCCAATATTGTGGAGTTGACTCCCTTTGGCAAAAAATATTTCATGAATACTGACTGTATAGCAAGAATGAAATCCTCACCAACAACTGGCCATGCTAACTTGAAGAATTCTGCAGGATAACCATCAGGACCAGGCGATTTATTAGAAGCCATAGCATAAAGAATGTTTTTGATTTCCTCAGCTGAAACATCTTTCTCCAATGCGAGCCTATCCTCATCTGTACAGCGAAAATCACTAAGCATCTCCAGCTCCTCCACTGTAACCCCTGAATAATCTTCCGGAATGTGATTCAGAAAATTGGAGAAAAAACTCACTGCTTCTGCTTTGATGTCCTCTTGAGTGGAAACCACAGAGCCATCATCTCTCTTGATTTCTCTGATCATATTTGTAGCTTTCCGAGCTAGAATAGCATTGTGGAAGGTTTTATTATTTTGGTCACCAATCTCAAGCCAATGGAGTTTTGCTTTCTGTTTAAGATGATCTTCCTCAAGATCAGCCACACGAATCCATCTGTCATATGCCTCAGACTCAGCTAGCATTCTCTCCTCCGTCGGATCATTAAGAGTTTCTTGTTTTTTTCACACAACAAGCTTCTGGCCTCAGCAGCTCGTTTAGTGAGGTTCCCTAAGCTCTCTCTACCCAGATTCCTAAGAAGAGGTTTCAGGGCTTTGAGTTTTTTTGAGAACCTAAACATCGCAGAAGTCGAATGGAATAACTTGTCAGTCGAGTCCCAGTAATCCTTCAGAAGTGGTAAAAAGCCAGGAAGCTTACCCATGGCGCCAACAAATTTGAAAGCTCTAACTACTTTGTCCAACTGTTGCAGCAGTTGGATTCTGCAACGAGTGTGATCAGACCATCCGCCAGACTCGTAAACAGAGTACGCTTGTGTAAACCTTCTCAAAGAAACATTGTTAAATAGTACTCTATCGAGTTTCTTGCATATCAATCCTTCGTTACGCTTGTTGCACCATGTAAACAAAGGCCCATGATAACCAAGATCTAACAGAGAGCAGTGTTGTGCCACTCTCTGAAAGTCTCTCATACCCGGAGGAATAGATGGATCAATATGGAAATCCGAATGTTACTCCCCTTCCAGAATTTCATTAAAATCACCCATGATCAACCATGCCTTATCACAGAACATGTTGGAATCCTGATGCGTACGCAGATCCTCCCATAATATCTTCCTTTCCTCTACACAATTGCTAGCGTACACAAAAAAACAAAAAAATTCCTCCTCGCAATTCTCTAACTTGACAGAGCAAGTGATGACTTGGTCGGTTTTGAAAACCGGAGTCATTCTTACTGAATCCTTCCAAATTACCCAGATCCTTCCTCGTGGATTATATTCATAATTAGTCAATGAAGACCAATTATTGAAAACTGTTTTTAATATTCTCTCTGACTTTACTTCCTTCACCCTCGTCTCTAGTATACACCCAAACTGAAAGTTCATTTTTGTCACCCAATCTTTTACAATGGAATGCTTTAACGTTTTGTTGAATCCCCGGACATTCCAAAAGAAACTCGACATTTAAAAATTTCGGCGGGAGGATCTAGTACTCATAGCGACTGGATTACTATCCAACGCCACTTGTGCCGAAATCCCTTGAGAACCCTTATTCTTCTTCTTTTTGTACTTCTGAGGTGTTTGATCCAACGAGCAACCCACCTCTGAAACTGTAGTATTCAAACTAGTATCCTCCTCTATTTCTCTTTCAGTAGAACTACAGTCACCATCTTCACGCTGGTCATTACTACCCTCCCTCAAATCATTCTTATCCTCCTCCTCATTATGGATGATGCGGCCATCAAACCAGTAGCTGAACTGGAGGTCAACCCAAAGCCCTACTCAACCAGCCAAGGCGCCAACCAGGACATACATGCACTAAACCTTCCAAATCTTACAAACCAGGAGGGTTTAAATTCTACACTCAAGAAGGAGTCCAGGTCAATTGGAATCGGGCCAAAATATTCTCAGAGCAAGAAGTTATGAATTTTACAAGTCAGAGGTCTCTCAGCCCGTCCATCTGCGAGTACCCGACTTTAGAAGAAGATTCAAGCCCAATGAAGAAGCGGCCTGAAGCAAAGCCCATCATAGCAGTCAAGAGGAGTTTATCAAATTTCCAGAAAGCCCAAGATCAGGAGAAATGGTTACGTAATTATGAAGTTATGATCCAATCTCCAAAACCGGTCAAACCAGTTTTACAATTGCCTCAATTGGAAGCTAACCGGTTCAATCAGCTTCAAACCAGACATTGGCGACCAGGAGATCATTTCAACCAATCAGGAGATATTCTAGGCGTCCAGAAGGAGTTCTAAAAGTTCATACCATGCACCAGCAACCATTGGATCAGGAGAATCCTTATTTACTCAAACCTGCCTTATTTGGAGCAAACTGACATTAATGTTCAACAGCTCTTTTCTTTTCAGATCAGGCACGACATCAGTACCTATCAAGCACCCAGGATGATCCCAAGGAAGCTCTCTTATCCCCTCAAACCGTCCAGGTTCAAGAAGAATCAAGTTTCTCACTTGGAGCCAAAATCCCATAAAAGGCTCCAACGACAAAGGTCCTTAGGATTTGTATAAAATATCGGTCTTTAGGATTCAAAGAGAGATTCCTTGTTGTTCTATTGATTTTGTGAGTCTAGTTTGTTTGTGCAAATCAAACAAGCTCAGTACACAGGTTGAGAGAGTCAATCACATCGTTTCCATCATCCATCAGATTGAGAGATTCAATCAAAACCTCCTCCGCTAATCCACTTCAATCCATCTTTTGATCAAGCTGAGAGTGATACACATCCAGCTGCTTGATTCCGCCATATCTATCCTTTACCTTTGTTTATTTATCTTAGTTTATTCTTCATAACATTCGTATCTCATTCATCTTTCATTTGTTTCAGGTCTTACAATCGATTTCAGACCATATCGACCAACCGGTCACATCTTTGGTTGATCCGATTTGAACCTCCAACAACCATTTGGGCGACCCAGCTTCCAGCCTGTAACAATGGAGAATGGCAAATTTTGAAGCTGTAGAAAAACTTTTAACTGACTCATGCCTCTCTGAACGAGAAGGAGAGCGGCCAGTCTAAGATGGAGAAACATTTAACTAGCTTCCTGAATCACGGTCCTCCTTCTCCCGTCCCTCTGTCTCATCATTTTTGGAAACTTCTTCAACTTCATTGTTACCCAAACCACTCTGAATCTGGTTACTGGAATCCTTTCCAAGGTTTTCCCCCGATGGTGATTTCTCAAAAGCCTGACTCCCAACTATCTCTCCATCCTCCAATTGATGAGTCTCTCCTGCCTCCATATTCGGAGACTCCCCTGGATTAATTTTTGGAACCTGATCCTGAGCCCCTGATTCTTCCTTATTCTGTTTTGCTAGAATGCAAACTTTCTTGGTGTGACCCCATTTGTCACAAACTTTACAACCCTGGTAGCCATGGAAAGAAGAAATCCACTGTGAAATCCTTCCCACCCTTAGAGAACTTGATAGACTTTGGCAACTCCTTAGATACATCAGCATTAATGAATACCTTTGCAACCTTGAAATTCGAGCAAGCAGCAGTTTCTGGGTGGAGACGAACAGGGAACCCTGCCGCACTCGAGATGAAGCTCAACCCTTCCCATGAAAACATGTGTAAATGAACTTTAGTTAGATGCACCCACATTGGTATCGATGTTTCTTTTTGCTCTTCTTCCTCCGTTTTTGGAACCCATTTAGAGACCACCATAGGAACCCCAACTATATTCCACATACCTCTTTCCAAAACTCTCTCTTTCATCTTTGGGTCACGAGCTCTGAATCTCATCATAGTAGGGTTGACGTCAAAGACATCAATCTTCCCAAAACCTTCACTCTGACTCCAAACTTGTTAACAACAACATGTACCTTTGTTATATGAGGAGCATCTGATAGATACCTCCCAACCAGGAAATCTTCCTACAATGGCGTAGCGTTATCTACCACCGCATCCGGGATCTCAACAGATTGAAAACCCTCATGATTTCGTATCTCAACATCATGTTTTTTCAAAACCTGCTTGTCCTGTGCCACTGATACCCAAGTCTTGACCGGAGGAACCCCCGGAGAAGGAGGAGTACCTTCCATCATTCCCCCGACCCCTTAACGGCGCTGGAGAGTAACCTTGTAGAAGACGAAAACTCGTAACCTAATCGCTCAAAGTCGCCACTCCCCTAAACGGTGCGTTTTCTTTTTCTTGATCAACAAAGTAAAATACCATAAACATTTATTTAGTATTAGTTTTATAAAATATTATTAAAAGCAGGTTTTTGAGATGTTGTATGTTTTCTTTTCAGCTTAAACTTTTAAAAAACTTGTATTTTGCATAATGTTCGATGTTAATTATAGTTAAGAAAGAATTACACCATAGTCACTTTTTGATTGTTTTCTTAAACACTCTCACTTTTTGATTTTGTAGTATCACAATACGTCACTTTACACTTTACACTTGACATCTCACTCTCCTTACCTTTCTCAACCTCAGCTGTTTTTGCATTTGTATTCTAAATTTTAAAACAAAACCCAAGAAAAGCACTTTCCCAAATAATCAAATATGTTCCTAGTTCACAAACCCTAATCCCGCCTTAATCCCAACCTCAACTGCCTTCAATTCGTTTTCTCCCTAATCTGTGGTTCTGTTTCGCAGCCGTCGTCCTTTAATCACAGCCGAACAACACGCTCCACACGACCTGGTTCCAGGGGTGGATTTAGAAAAATAATTTATATGTGGGACAATATATTTTACATATAGTTATTTAAAATAATTTTACATTTTTTGTTTTATTATTATAAAAATACTATATGATTAAAATAAATATATTAACTAATTAAAATTCTTTCCAATATCAAAGAGAAATGTTTTATAAATATTCTTTTAAAGATATATATTTTATATGAGTTAAAAATAACAAATTTTTAATTTTGAAAAACAAATATTTTGAATTGATATTGGTTTAAAGTTGTTAAAATAGTTAATAGTAGTATACTACCCCGTACTGCGTACGGGAATAAAAAAATGATTAGTTTGTTAAGTTAAAGTAGTATGATTTATAGCAAAATTGATTGTGGGATGTTAACTGTCCATGTATTCTATTGCAATATTTGTATATCATACTTCAGTTTTATTAGAATTAGGAGAGGTAGAGCGAATTGAATTTAGGTAGATTTTGTTCATTTTAAAAATAACAGATTTGTTAAATTTGTAAAGAGTATTAAAATGTTTTTTTATATT includes:
- the LOC106297205 gene encoding uncharacterized protein LOC106297205; the encoded protein is MLAESEAYDRWIRVADLEEDHLKQKAKLHWLEIGDQNNKTFHNAILARKATNMIREIKRDDGSVVSTQEDIKAEAVSFFSNFLNHIPEDYSGVTVEELEMLSDFRCTDEDRLALEKDVSAEEIKNILYAMASNKSPGPDGYPAEFFKLAWPVVGEDFILAIQSVFMKYFLPKGVNSTILALVPKTTEAKEMKDYRPIACCNVLYKVVSKIIANCLKAILPRIIAANQSAFVQGRLLKENVLLATELVKNYHKETVFPRCAMKIDISKAFDSVQWSFVIATLTAMGFPTSYIHWIRLCITTPSFSVQVNGELAGYFQSDDLMVFVEGSKDSVEGVMAVFDEFSHWSGLHISLLSRATPYDKRHDFPRLSTSNLKGQDTYKFMDYSPLIVCRKTAADKITFLWSGPDLKSSGEKVAWKDVCTLKSEGGLGVRPLKEVNMTHGLKIIWRLLSEKTSLWGQWIRMNLTKKKSFWEISGKTQQGSWMWKKILKLRDIAKTFHMKDIGNGRNTSLWFDQWTDMGQMSELLGDRGIIDLGIPRESNVAEAFTRQRPRRRHRTVILQEVEKQIMIYTNSRRENMQDTDLWRRRSGFKKRFSNHETWLLCRQERTEVDWDKGIWFSHCTPKFSFMIWLAMLNKLSTLDRVATWNRGTNPTCVLCSVEVETRDHLFFKCSYSTMIWEKLVKGIMKRRYSDNWSFITNMIVDSGMEPISTFCFRYSFQCALYTVWFERNRRRHGDNPRTAVILAKQIDKSIRNRLSLLSKSGDKRYGGALGVWFGFR